Below is a genomic region from bacterium.
AAATCCCCCAATATGCGCATACAGGTGATTCAGGAGCGGATTTGCACGCTATAGAAGATTGTCTATTACAGCCATTTGAAAGAAAAGCAATTCCTACAGGTTTATGTGTTGAAATTCCTGATGGTTTTGAGTTGCAGGTCAGGCCAAAGAGTGGATTAGCACTTGATAGCGGTATAACCGTTTTAAACACCCCCGGTACTATTGATTCTACTTACCGCGGAGAAATTAAAGTTATCTTAATAAACTTAAGTTCAGAAATCTATCAAATCAAAAAGGGACAGAAAATTGCACAGGTTGTCGTCTCACCTGTTATTCAGGCAGAGTTTAGAGAGGTAGAAGAGTTATCTGAATCAAAGAGAGGGACAGGAGGTTTTGGTTCTACTACTATTTTTTAATCAGGAATTTATGGTAGCAAGAATACCTGACAAATAACTAAGTTATTTGTATAAT
It encodes:
- the dut gene encoding dUTP diphosphatase, which translates into the protein MKCSRCLIKIKRLCSFTQIPQYAHTGDSGADLHAIEDCLLQPFERKAIPTGLCVEIPDGFELQVRPKSGLALDSGITVLNTPGTIDSTYRGEIKVILINLSSEIYQIKKGQKIAQVVVSPVIQAEFREVEELSESKRGTGGFGSTTIF